The following coding sequences are from one Candidatus Kapaibacterium sp. window:
- a CDS encoding bifunctional oligoribonuclease/PAP phosphatase NrnA, protein MHIPEKVRNLLYPAFEQARTAIEKSGRIWISTHRNPDGDAIGSELALYHALTAIGKKVEIVNCDPTPYNLMFTDRNSIVKSHENYHFDASEVDLIIIADLNDSSRLGTLAPIFNESKAYKLLIDHHTEANINVDLSIVNTEATSTGELVYYFLNFLEIEMNSDIAQNLYLAIMTDTGSFRFPRTDASTHQIVADIMQYDVNPVEIYEQVYNTNSINSIHILGSALKNITLHYGGQLAIMRISAEMLNSANASNDDIDNFVNHTLSIDGTKIGVMIAEVIGSDELRISMRSKGKYSARKISSHFGGGGHLNAAGARVKNISLDEAYNQIIEFAESVIESAGIENE, encoded by the coding sequence TTGCATATACCCGAAAAAGTTCGAAATCTGTTGTATCCGGCATTCGAACAAGCCCGCACAGCCATAGAAAAATCAGGGCGCATTTGGATTTCGACTCACCGCAACCCCGATGGCGACGCAATAGGTTCAGAGCTGGCTCTCTACCATGCTTTGACAGCGATTGGCAAGAAAGTTGAAATCGTAAATTGCGACCCAACACCATATAATTTGATGTTTACCGATAGAAATTCTATTGTCAAAAGTCATGAAAATTACCACTTTGATGCATCGGAAGTGGATTTGATAATAATCGCCGATTTGAACGATTCGTCACGTCTCGGAACACTTGCACCGATTTTTAACGAATCTAAAGCATATAAGCTATTGATTGACCATCATACCGAAGCAAATATAAATGTTGACTTGTCCATAGTGAATACCGAAGCTACTTCCACAGGTGAGTTGGTTTATTACTTTTTGAATTTCCTCGAAATTGAAATGAATAGCGACATAGCACAAAATCTATACTTAGCAATTATGACTGATACGGGCAGTTTCCGCTTCCCCAGAACTGATGCCAGCACTCATCAAATCGTAGCAGATATTATGCAATATGACGTGAATCCGGTCGAAATTTATGAACAAGTCTATAATACGAATTCTATTAATTCCATCCATATACTCGGTTCGGCTCTCAAAAATATCACGCTACATTATGGCGGACAATTGGCAATTATGCGAATAAGTGCCGAGATGTTGAATTCTGCCAATGCTTCAAACGACGATATTGACAATTTCGTCAATCACACCCTTTCAATTGATGGGACAAAAATTGGCGTGATGATAGCAGAGGTAATAGGCAGCGATGAATTGAGGATTTCAATGCGCTCAAAGGGAAAGTATTCAGCGCGGAAAATTAGCTCGCATTTCGGTGGTGGCGGGCATTTGAACGCAGCCGGAGCAAGAGTGAAAAATATTTCCTTAGATGAAGCATATAATCAAATAATTGAATTCGCAGAATCTGTAATCGAAAGTGCAGGAATTGAAAATGAATAA